GACGCGGGGAGCGCCTCGTCGCGGTCAGCGAGAAGGCGCGCGTGTTCGACCGGCGCCTCGACGAGACCGACCCCGTCGCGCTGGACCTCGTGGCCGTCGTGGAGAGCGTCCTCGCGGACGCGGCGTCGGAGCACCCCGAAGCCGACCTGACGGCGACGGCCCCCGAGTCGCTCGGCGTCCGCGCCGTCCCCGGCATCGAGGACGCGGTCCGAAACGTCGTCGAGAACGCGTGTCTCCACCACGACGGCGTCCCGTCCGTCGGCGTCGGCATCGGCGTCGACGGCGGGGAGGCGACGGTGACCGTCGCGGACGACGGGCCGGGCATCCCCGAGCACGAGCGGTCGGTGCTCGCCGAGGGGGAGGAGACGGCGCTGGACCACGGTAGCGGCATCGGCCTCTGGGTGACGAAGTGGCTCGTCGGTCGCTCCGGCGGGTCCGTCGCGTTCGCGGAGAACGACCCCCGCGGGAGCGTCGTCACGCTCCGACTACCGCTCGCGGACCGAGCGGACGGAACGGAGGACGCGGACGGCGGCGACGAGACGGACGACGCGGGCGGGTCGGAGCGGCGGTAGTCTCGTCTCGCGCGCGGGACGACGGGGGGCGCCGCCGAGAACTCGTCTCCGCCGTCGGATTCGGTTCGGGACCCGAACGACCGGGCCGCCGACTAAAGATTTCTACCGTCCGGAAACGCGCCCTCTCGAACGTCGAACGTCGAGCGCGCTCCGCGCACTTTTGCTTCGGGACTGCGAGCCGAGAAACCGTAGCCGAAGAGAAAGAGATGCGAGGCGGCGCCGACTCAGCGGCGGCGGCGGACCCGAGCCACGACGGCCGCGAGTACCACGAAGACGAGCGCCGTCGGGTGGAACAGGGGGCTGGCGACGTCGGTGCCCGTCACCGTCGGCGCGGCCGTCTCCGCATCGGTTGCCGGGGGTTCGGTCGCCGACCCGGTCGCCTCCGCTCCCGTCGACTCCGCCCCGCCCGACCGACGGACGATGACGGACCCGGCGACGACGTCGTTCACCCGGACCTCGTACTCGCCGGCGTCGGCGACGGCGTGGTCGAACAGCGTCTGTCGCTGCCCGCCGGCCGCGATGGTGAGCGAGCGCTCCTCGACGGCCCTGCCGTCGAGGATGAGTTGCGCGAGGAACTCGCCGTCGGCGCCTCCGCCGTTGCCGACCGTGACGTGGACCCGCACGCCGTCGCCGACGGTTATCTCCGAGACGGCCACGTCGACCGTCTCGACGGTGAACCGCGCGCGCTTCGCGCCGGCGGCGAACTCCGAGAGGCCGGGCGACGCCGCGCGGAAGCGGACCGTCTCGTTCGTCTCGCCGACGACGTCGGTCGGGAGTTCGGTCCACGACCCGTTCTCGTAGCGGTAGAGAGCGACGTTCTCGGGCGCGACGCTGTCGTTGGCGAGGCGCGCCTTCGACACCTCGAAGCCGATGTCGACGGTGCCGTTCACCTCGGCGTTCGAGATGGAGTGGTCGACGCGGATGTGCGACAGCGTCTCCGTCCCGTCGTCGGTCTCGAACTCGGGGGAGCCCTCGATTCGCTCGGCCGTGGTGAGGTTCATCGTGAACGACCCGTTCCGCGTCGGCGTCAGGTCGATGTTCGAGATGGCCACGTCCGAGGCGTTCGAGCGGTTCAGGAGGGCGTTCCGCCGCGCGTCGAGGTCGATGCTGACGCGCTGGTTCCGCCGGACCTCGCCGACGGACGCGTTCACGACCGTCTCGTCGCGGCCCTTCGAGTTCCCGCGGGCCGTGAGGTTCACCGCCGCGGGGACGGCCGCGGGCGGGCCGCGGCCGCCGCCGCTGGCGGTGGCGGTGCCGTTTCGCCCCGGCGCGTCGCCGCTCCGTCCGGGGGCATCACCGTCTCTACCGGGTGCATCGCCGCTTCGGCCGGGAGCGTCGTCACTCCGACCGGGGGCGCCCCCGTCCTCCTCGGATGCGCCGGATGCACCGCCGCTGTTGCCGGGGGCGTCCCCGCTCGGAGGAGCACCGCCCCGACCGGGCGCCTCTCCGCTGTTGCCGGGCGCGTCGGAGTCCGGTCCGTTCGAGTCCTCCGACTCGTCTCCCTCTTCGTCCCCCTCATCGCCGTCGTCGGGTGCGCCGTCTCTCTTACCGGGAGCGTCTCCGCTGTTTCCCGGTGCGCTGTCGCCCTCTTCTTCTTCGTCGCCTCCGTCGTCGCTTTCGTCGCCTCCGTCGTCGTCATCGTTTTCCTCGTCGTCGCCGCGTCGTCCCGGCGGTCCGTCTCCGTCCGGCCCCTTTCCTCTCGGCGGCGCGCCGACGAGCGCCGTCGGCCCGCCCAGCGACGTCGCCTCCAGAACCGGCTCGACGGCGGCCGCACCGCCGTCGGCGAGTCGGCCGTCGGCCGCGTCTGCGGCCGGATAGACGGCGGCGGTCGCGGACGCGATTCCGCCGGTGACGACCGTCACCAAGACGAGGAGGACGACCGCGCCCCCGCCGCCCGGAATCGTCGCCCGGTCCCTGTCTGCAGACATAGTATGATGTAAGATATTCTCTATATACGATATATACCTATGTGCTTCGGACTTCACGTTCGAGGAGCGGACGCGACGGGTCGCTCCGGAACCGCGTGCCCGGTTGAGCAACATTTAGGAACGGGGCGCCCGACCGTCGAAACGCATGAGCGATATCGAAACTTCCACCGTCAGCGAAGAGGGCTTCACCTCGACGAGTCAGGTCGGCGACTTCGAACTCACCATCGACGCCACGGGCGAGGAGGGTCCCGACCCGAACCAGGTACTCGTCGCGGACTACGCGTCGTGCTTCCTCCCGGCCTTCCGCGTCGGCGCCAACAAGACGGGCCACGAGGACATCGGCAAGGTCCAGATCGATGCCGACGCCGACATCAACGACGACGACGACCTGGAGGCCGTCCGCTTCTCCATCCACGTGGAGGAGGACGTCGGCGACGACGACCTCGAAGAGATCGTCTCCCGCGCCGAGGACATCTGCCACGTCCACGCGGCGCTTCGCGAGGGACTGCACGCCGAGATCGAAGCCCACGGCGACGCCTTCTAAGCGCTACGCACCCGCGCGCCTCCGACCTCGCTCTTCTTTACGGCCGCCGCTCCGCGGAGCGACGGCGTCGAAAACGGATTCGGACCGAAGTCGGAACCGAAACTGGGGACGGTCCGCTCGCCCGAGGCGGGCGGTCAGCGTCGGTGATACGCCCGGTAACTCATGGCCTGCCCCTCCACGATGACGACCTCCCGTTCCTCGGGGTCGTCGATAGGGGTCTCTTCCACCTCGTCGCGCGAGACGTACGGTCCGTGTAGTTCTCCGTCGTCGTCGAAGACGTACGGGCTGTTCGGCTGCCCTTCCATGCTACTCTATACCGCACCTGTGGTTATAAAGCTTCGTCAGACATTCACAACCACGAAAAGGTGACGCACCCCGTGCGTCCGATCGTCGGGCGGACCGTCCGTCCTCGGACGTTCGCGCCCGTCAGTCACCGCTTCAGTCGTCGGCGGGAGCGGTTTCTCGGTCCGTCACCTCGGTTCCGAGGAGGTCGAAGAACTTCGCCAGCCACTCGGGGTGGTCGGGCCACGCCTGCGCGGTGACGAGGTTGCCGTCGACGGTCACCTCGTCGGTCCACGCGCACCCGGCCGCCTCGACTTCGGCGCGGACGGCGGGGTAGGCCGTCATCTCGTAGCCGTCGAGGACGCCCGCGGCGGCGAGAATCTGCGGTCCGTGACAGAGCGACGCCACCGGCTTGTCCTCCTCGAAGAAGTGCCGGACGATATCGAGCACTCGGTCGTAGGTTCGGAGGTACTCGGGCGCGCGGCCGCCGGGAACGACGAGGGCGTCGTAGTCGGCGGGGTCCACGTCGTCGAACGTCGCCGTCACCTCGAAGTCGTGGCCGCGCTCTTCGAGGTAGGTCTGGTCGCCCCGGAAGTCGTGAATGGCCGTCTTCACCGTCTCGCCGGCTTCCTTCTCGGGACAGACCGCGTCCACCTCGTGACCCACCGCCTGGAGCGCCTGAAACGGTACCATCGTCTCGTAGTCCTCGCCGAAGTCGCCGACGAGCATCAGAATCTTCTTGCCCATTGGTGTCACTCCGCTGAGGGTACGGTCGCCGCAGGCTTAACCGTTCGTCCGACCCCGCTCGCCTACGTCTCCTCCTCCAGCAGGCGGCCGACCTCCCCGAGAGAGTCGAGGACGTAGTCGGGGGTTATCGACGACGCGGCGAGGGTGTCGTCGTCGGTGACGCCGGTCTTCACGAGCGCCGTCGTCATGCCCGCGCGTTCGCCGAGAGCGATGTCGGTGTCGAGTCTGTCGCCGACGACCAGGACGGACTCGGCCGGGACGCCGAGGCGTTCGAGCGCCATCTCGCGCGCCGTCTCGGAGGGCTTGCCGAGCACCGCGTCGGGTTCGCGTTCGGCGACGCCCGCGATGGCGTTGATGACCGCGCCCGACCCCGGCACGTCGCGTCCGACGGCGGGGATGACCACGTCCGGGTCGGTGCCGACGAATCCCACGTCGTCGTCCGACAGCGTCCAGAGCGCCTGACACATCGCGTCGTAGTCGAACTCGTGGTCGATGGACGCCACCAACGCGTCGGGGTCGTCGTCCGCGTCGACGACGGAGAGGCCGGCGTCGGTCAGGATGTCGACCAGACCGGGCGCCCCGACGACGAACAGGTCGTCGTCGGGGCGTTCCTCGCGGAGGTACCGGGCCGTCACCGACCCGGCGGTGATCACTTCTTCCGGAGATACCTCCAGGCCGACGCCGGCGAATCGGTCGACGTACGCCTCGGGCGGTTTCGTCGGATTGTTCGAGACGAACACGCGCGTCACTCCGGCGGCCGCGAGGGCGTCCAACCCCTCTCGGGCGCCCGGAATCGGTTCGTCCCCGCGCACCACCGTGCCGTCCACGTCGAGGACGACGCCTCGGAAGTTCATCGCTCCCACTTGGGCGGCGCCCGGGTTTAATCGATGGGAAACTCCCATCTCGTCGGAGTCGCGACCTCCATGTGGTTCGGTAACAATTATGTGCGTCCGGGTAGATTATTAATTATGAATGTATTCGTGGCGCGGGCGGAGGAGGGAACGTCGACGGGACCGCACACGCCGGGAGCGCGGAGCCACTACGCCTTCGGCGCCGTCGGCCTCGGCATCGCGGTGCTGTCGGTGTTCCTCACCTACTCCGTGCTGGTCGGCATCGCGAGCCTCCTCCCCCTGCTCTCGACGACGGTGGTCACGTTCGTCGGCATCGTCACCTGGGTGGTAGTCTGGATAACGCTCGACGTCGCGCACGACAGGTACACCCGCAGGCGGCGCGCGGCCGCGAAGTGAGCGGCGGCGGCGGGAACGTCGGGTAGCGGCGCGTTCGCGCGCATAACCAAAGAACGATATGCTCGAACTTCCTGTTTCCGAACGTGACGAACACGCAGCTCTCGCTCGTTCAAATAGACAACTACGGTCCGTGGACCGTCACCCCGGAGCCGCGCCGAGAGATGGACCTCCAGACGC
This Halogeometricum sp. S3BR5-2 DNA region includes the following protein-coding sequences:
- a CDS encoding PGF-pre-PGF domain-containing protein gives rise to the protein MSADRDRATIPGGGGAVVLLVLVTVVTGGIASATAAVYPAADAADGRLADGGAAAVEPVLEATSLGGPTALVGAPPRGKGPDGDGPPGRRGDDEENDDDDGGDESDDGGDEEEEGDSAPGNSGDAPGKRDGAPDDGDEGDEEGDESEDSNGPDSDAPGNSGEAPGRGGAPPSGDAPGNSGGASGASEEDGGAPGRSDDAPGRSGDAPGRDGDAPGRSGDAPGRNGTATASGGGRGPPAAVPAAVNLTARGNSKGRDETVVNASVGEVRRNQRVSIDLDARRNALLNRSNASDVAISNIDLTPTRNGSFTMNLTTAERIEGSPEFETDDGTETLSHIRVDHSISNAEVNGTVDIGFEVSKARLANDSVAPENVALYRYENGSWTELPTDVVGETNETVRFRAASPGLSEFAAGAKRARFTVETVDVAVSEITVGDGVRVHVTVGNGGGADGEFLAQLILDGRAVEERSLTIAAGGQRQTLFDHAVADAGEYEVRVNDVVAGSVIVRRSGGAESTGAEATGSATEPPATDAETAAPTVTGTDVASPLFHPTALVFVVLAAVVARVRRRR
- a CDS encoding OsmC family protein, translated to MSDIETSTVSEEGFTSTSQVGDFELTIDATGEEGPDPNQVLVADYASCFLPAFRVGANKTGHEDIGKVQIDADADINDDDDLEAVRFSIHVEEDVGDDDLEEIVSRAEDICHVHAALREGLHAEIEAHGDAF
- a CDS encoding DJ-1/PfpI family protein, producing MGKKILMLVGDFGEDYETMVPFQALQAVGHEVDAVCPEKEAGETVKTAIHDFRGDQTYLEERGHDFEVTATFDDVDPADYDALVVPGGRAPEYLRTYDRVLDIVRHFFEEDKPVASLCHGPQILAAAGVLDGYEMTAYPAVRAEVEAAGCAWTDEVTVDGNLVTAQAWPDHPEWLAKFFDLLGTEVTDRETAPADD
- a CDS encoding HAD-IIA family hydrolase, translating into MNFRGVVLDVDGTVVRGDEPIPGAREGLDALAAAGVTRVFVSNNPTKPPEAYVDRFAGVGLEVSPEEVITAGSVTARYLREERPDDDLFVVGAPGLVDILTDAGLSVVDADDDPDALVASIDHEFDYDAMCQALWTLSDDDVGFVGTDPDVVIPAVGRDVPGSGAVINAIAGVAEREPDAVLGKPSETAREMALERLGVPAESVLVVGDRLDTDIALGERAGMTTALVKTGVTDDDTLAASSITPDYVLDSLGEVGRLLEEET